The segment GATGTTGTGTCTTGGACTGGGATTCTGTCTTCTTATGTTAGAAACGAAAACCATGAGCAGGCACTTAGGTTGTTTGATTCAATGTTGAATTCCAGTCAATACCCAAATGAGTTCACATTGTCTAGTGTCTTAAGGTCATGTTCTGCTTTGGGAGAGTTTGACTATGGAACTCTTATTCAGGCTTATATGATAAAAAATGGGTTCCATTCGAATCCCATTTTGGCAAGTGCTTTGATTGACTTGTACTCCAAGTGCAATTGTACTAAAGAAGCATACAAAGTTTTTGAGTGTGTGGATGGTGGTGATACTGTTTCTTGGACAACGATGATCTCTTCGTTGGTCCAAGCACAGAAATGGAGTCAGGCTTTACAGCTTTATATCCGGATGATTGAGAAAAAGGTGCCTCCGAATGAGTTCACTTTCGTGAAGCTTCTTGCTGCATCCGGTTCTCTTGGTTCAAGTTATGGTAAATTAGTTCATGCCCATATGATATTGCTAGGAATTGAGCTGAATGTGATTTTGAAGACAGCTCTTGTTGATATGTACTCAAAGTGCCATAGAATGGAAGATGCTGTCAAGGTCTCAAATCAGACACCTGAACGTGATGTGTTCTTATGGACTGCTATTATATCTGGTTTCATTCAAAACATGAAGGTCAAGGAGGCCATTGCTGCATTAAGTGAGATGGTGATGTCTGGTATTGTACCAAACAATTTTTCGTATTCAACTATACTAAATGCTTCTTCGTCAATTTTATCACTGGAATTGGGGGAACAGGTCCACTCGAGGGTGATTAAGGCTGGGTTAGAGGATGATATTTCTGTTGGAAATGCACTAATTGATATGTATATGAAATGTTCCAACCTCATAGACAATGCTTTGAGAGTGTTTAGAGGAATGACCTCACCAAATGTCATCACTTGGACTTCTCTGATTGCTGGTTTTGCCAAACATGGTTTTGAAGAAGATTCTTTTCGGTCTTTTGAGGAGATGCGAGCGCTGGGATTGGCTCCAAATTCATTTACTCTCTCCAGCATCCTTGGTGCTTGCAGCACAATGAAATCTCATAGTCAAACAATGAAGCTCCATGGatacataattaaaattaaagcaGACTGTGATATAGTTGTGGGGAATGCTCTCGTGGATGCTTATGCTGGATTAGGGATGGTGGATGAAGCTAGATGCGTGATTAGAAAAATGGATCACAGAGATGCCATCACATACACGAGTTTGGCCACAAGAATAAATCAGATGGGTTATCATGACAGGGCGTTAGAAATCATCAAGTACATGAACAAGGATGATGTCAAGATGGATGGATTTAGCATGTCCAGCTTCTTATCTGCAGCAGCTGGCTTGGGCTCAATGAAAGCTGGGATGCAATTACACTGTTTTTCAGTGAAGTCTGGCTTACGCTGCTGGCTTTCAGTCTCAAATGGGGTAGTTGACTTGTATGGAAAATGTGGCTGCATACATGATGCGCATAGAGCTTTTGGGGAAATAACTGAGCCAGATGTTGCATCATGGAATGGATGGATATCTGGATTGGCATCAAATGGTTATATCTCCTCTGCTCTCTCTGCCTTTGAAGATATGAGGTTAGTGGGAGTCAAACCTGATTTGGTTACATTCTTGTTAGTGCTTTTTGCTTGCAGTCATGGTGGTTTAGTGGACTTGGGTCTTGAGTATTTTCATTCTATGAGAGAAACACATGGCATAGCACCACAACTAGATCACTATGTTTGTTTAATTGATCTCCTCGGTCGAGCTGGCCAGCTAGAGGAGGCAATGGGAGTGATTAAGACTATGCCTTTCAGGCCAGATGCTTTgatatataaaacattattgAGTGCCTCCAAATTACATGGGAATGTACCTCTTGGGGAAGATATGGCAAGACAAGGTATTGATCTTGACCCATCTGATCCAGCTTTCTACATACTCCTTGCAAACTTATATGATAGATCAGGCCGGTCAGACTTGAGTGAGAAAGCTCGCGGGCTGATGAGAGAAAGAGGTTTGACAAAAAATCCTTGTCAAAGCTGGATGGAGATAAGAAACCAGATTCATCATTTCACTGCAGAAGATAGATCACATCCACAGATAAATCAGATTCATGAGAAAATAGAATCACTTATGACTGAGTTTAAGTATCGGGGATATTTATATCGAGACAATAGAGATAAATCTTATCATAGTGAGAAGCTAGCTGTTGCGTTTGGTCTTCTTAGTACACCATCAAAGGCTCCAATACTTATAATCAAGAACACGCGTATTTGCATGGATTGCCATTATTTTGTAATGCTCGTAACTGAATTGGTTGATAGGGAAATAATTTTAAGGGAAGGGAACCGAGTCCATTCCTTTAAGAAGGGTAACTGTTCATGCAGAGGCTACTAATAGTTATGATTAGAGGAAGAAAAGTTTCACAACTCTCTTTTGTATGTTGTGATCATGAATTTCTTTGAGGTTAAGATTAAGGTTCTGCAGGGAAAGATGCCACAGTTTTACTTGCTTTTGCCAGTAGGACTACTTGGTAACAAGAGCTTGTCATTCATCCCTGACATTTTAACCCTGCTTATGACATTCTGCTGAGGACGCTTGAGCCTGATTATCACATTTTGTTGAAAGTGGTTAGCGTTTCAGTTGGTGAAAGAAATGGATATGAAGAGACCAAAAGACTTGAAACACGTTAAACAGATGGATCTGTTGCATTTTATATCACAGCCATCACAGAGAACCCAATTTATTAGCTATTGGCAGTAGtgaatttttggaaagattAGTAGGAAGCTGAACTTAATGAGATTACTCATGGTGCACTTTGCAAAAGCCAACAGGACATGACGCCATGGCCGTTTTCAAACTAACTTGTGATTGGAATGCACTTCTGTGAGGATTGATCAATGAACTCACCCAACCAAAAAAGGGTCATTGTATCCAGAGGCTACTGCCAATTCCTACTTGTCACACAGCAGTGCCCACCAAAGTCTTGAAATCTATTCCGTACCGACTGAATGGCTAAAATCGGTGCGTAAACCAGTACAGCCAatcttttttttccatcttcGTCAAATTTTCTAAGTGTAGTATTTCTTTTGCATCCTTTTTGATGTTACAAACCTTTTATGAATTTATATTGGTTAATGATTTAACATGTTCTATGAATTCTTATAAAATTaccaatttatatttataaataattgtgTGTATACATCTATGAATTATTCCATTTCAGTAGTCAAATCGAAATCATCCCCAAAACAATATTCAAAACATTGGTAGTATCTAGCATATAGCCCATAtgattctcttctctctttttttctccttttcttcgAGGGATTTTGCAAACTAGCATATATAGTTAGGGAGGAAAAAATAGTAAGTTAATACACGTTTTAAAGAATTCAACAaattagcatctcgagttttagaaactcgagttgTATATAATTCTCGAGTCTCATAGACTCGCTCTATAGTTGCTGACTTGACaggaaaatgccacatagatctcaagtcttttaagactcgagttctatcaaatcaaaatcgagtctttaagacttaATATTCTAagtgaaaaacagagaacaacgAAGAAGAAACCCAATAGAACGTTGAAGGtccatcaaaacaaaaagaagaaacccacatgaaatttttttcaaaaaccaaaaaaaacaagaaaagcatctcccaaaaaagaaaacacaaccTTAACAATGAAgataacaatgaagaaacccaaAACATTGAAGGTCCAacagaacaaaaagaagaaacccacatgaaattttttttgaaaaccaaaaaaaaacaagaaatgcatctcccaaaaaagaaaacccaaccTTAACAATGAAgataacaatgaagaaacccagAATGAAGAATGATTTGACAACGAAGAACAAAGACGAAGAACAGAGGAAGAAACCCAGAACGAATAACGATCTAACGACAAAGGAGGAACAATCTAAAAAAGATTGAACACTGGGTGGGCGATTGAATGTTGTGTCTTACTCAGAAGTAtgcaaggaagaagaattaaaatggtgaaactcgagtcttagaAAGTCGAGTTCCACATGGATTTTTCCTTCACAACAGCTTCCACCAcctacaaatcgagacttaaaaactcaaattttatcttggaactcgaatTTTAGACACTCTAGATGCTAGTTTCTAACATTATTATGAAACGTGATAACTGACTAAACTTTTTGATATTTAATgctatttggaaaaaaaattcccttttcttcttttgcttttatTGCTCTTCTTTTTACTTAATGCATTTGGTAAGGCTGGCAAGTTGGACACCAAAACAAATCCTTCAATCAAATTTTACCATATGCTAAGCAACTGAAATGCAaacatatttcattttttatttgcattAAGGCCAACATGACATTGGTGGAACGAATAAACAATGGTCTGTTAACCATCCTTTTCATTCCCAAGGATTAAGCAAAATTTACTTTCTACCGCTTTCCACTTTCAAGCATCAACAAATCTTGCACATCTCTTGCCCCATTCTGAGAAGGCATGCATATGATCATTGATGAAAAACCACCTTTTGACCTAGCTGCGTGTTCCAATTTATAAAAGCCACACACACAATACTTTAACATAACTAGTTTTATTTCCACAGATGCAAGAACAATGAGGGAAATAACAGATGCTCTTATACTTCAATTCAAGTAAAGATTATTAGGATACAAAACCTTTGTACCATAAATTAAACTCTATTCAATCTAACAAACAGTTCCACTCTATGAGCACAGAATCAGGAAAACACAGAAAAAGACAGATGCAGCTCTGGAATCCAAATTCACCAAAACACGTGCCAGCAGCATATCACTCCTTTAACTTCGCATCACCGGAGGTGACAGCAGCTTTTGGTTGTGAAGTAACAGCATCAAGCGTCTTGTAGAACTCCTCTGGAAGAGGACCAGGTCGGTGCAGAGGGACATGCTTAGGAACTGGAGCATTATTCTCGATGATCTCACATTCATAGTCATCGGGAACACCCCATGGATCCCACTCTGCAATCCAACACAAAGCAGAAAATAAATCATTACAAATTAAATCTAATCGCTCATAGTGAATAACAAATGCAAGTTAGAGGCAATCGGCTCCATCATTTTAAGAAAAggttaatcaaatatttttataaataaactcACAAATAAGTTGGCTCCAATAGGACACTTGACAAGCACGGCTAAAGTTCCCTTAGATGGTCTAATTTGACCGGACCCAGAAGTAAACAGATAGATGCTAATGATCCAgactttaaaacaaaatactaTTAGCGATTTGGTATACTACAAGGAATAAGCCAATTTATGAACACACAGTTATCATAGGTAAGTACGTTGATCAGTAACAATATATTGTCACCTATTCAAGCAGAACCTCTGCAGAAAACTAATCTAACCCTATGTGACTAAGTCCAAAAATTTGGATTTATCCAAGTCCTTGTGTTAATTACAATGCCACAAACCCTCAGGGTTTAAGATTTTGTTCCATATAAAACGTGACTTCAATTTCTAGCTAAATTTCAGTCATTCATTAAATGGAATTGAATAGGATACCTGAGTAATGAGTCAATCACTAGTTTCCAACTAGGAGGTTAATAAAGACTCTAGCAATGAATAATTGAGATTGTAGAGAAGCTTTTCCACTTAATTCAATCTAACTTCAAAACAATATAATCACAAAGCAACAAAGAGGAGCTTCTCCACTTAATGCATTTAAAGTGTATCATCAGCAAattaaaagtaagataaaataaacaaaactcaaaatgCCCCCCCTAAGTCCTAGGAACAGATGCTATAAATTTTGGATTTCCCCTTAACTTCGAGATTCTTCCAAAACCTTGCATGAATCTTCTCATCAAGAACATAGATTCCTGATAAGACCATCTGAAGACGAAGCCAGAGCCCCATCCCAATTTGCTTTACAATCATCAACATGTTTACATAGAAAACAGCAGATTGTTTGAGATGAACACCAAACTAGGCCATCAAACCAAATCCATTCACCAGGGGCCAAGATAAAACTTAGAAACTCTCTTAAGAGATTCTATCCAAATCAGCCATCAACTTTCATTGAATTTACAATccgaagaaagaaaataatattgcTCTTTCTCCTCTCAACTACCTTAGCTTAGTTGTGCATTTAACTTTAAATTATTGTCCCAAACTAGCACTTCTTCTCTTCACTATAATTTGTAGAAACTATTATATCAGGACAGGTAGGTTATGGAATTATTCTACAATCAAAATGCATTCAACTCAAACATTCTTACAATTCTATGGTGCTTAACTTAATTTCTGAGAAAATACCAAAAATCCTTCATCCATTGATTCACATTCTAGAACAAGGAAATAATTCACTTAAAGGCACATTTCCAATTCTTAGGTTGCAAATGACCTTACTTTATAAACTAAAAATTCTACCCAGTTGCACACTTTTTGTATAACTGACTTAAACGGTACTTGCTCCTTCCACAAGAATGGGTGGAGGTGAGATCATAGGTTCATAACCCATTAGGTGCGTATGTAACTTGCCAATCAAAAACTAATCCTTTCTCCCCTCAATTATCTCTTCATTGTCTTCAACCTAGTCATTACTCATGACCAAAGTGGAAACTTTTAGGAAAATTAAGGACCAACATATTCTTTATGAACCTAATGTAACCATCTGGCTTAGCCTCTACACTCTTTTTCattgatataataaaaaataaaaataaaaaaacaaaatacataaagcTCACATTTTTCATTTACTTTCCCTCATTTTCTACCATCCTCTAAACAACTGatcagaaaatgaaaaagaaccAATACAAATCAGAATAGACTAATAATTTCCAGCTTAAGTTTTAGCTCTAAAAGCCCAATGTCCCACATTGCAAGACAATCTAAAAAACACCTTTCCCCCAAATCTCTAATTTATGTTCTTCTCTCACTCCCATTTTCTCAGAACCCAAACAATTCACAAACTAATTTTCATCCTCTTTTCCTTTCTCAGCaattaaacaaacaacaacaaaattacacTCCACCTCAAGTTTCAGCTCTCAAAGTCCCAATGTCCCACATTACAAAACAATCTAAAAACCCCATCCCCCCAAATacccatttttctcttcttttcttcccccCATTTTCCCAGCACCCAAACACAACACAAACTAATCTTCATCCTCATCAACTAACCATTCTTTTTCCTCAATAACTTCAACAAACCACACaccaaaacaataaacaaacaaaaatccaTGAAATTCAACACAAACAAAAGAAGGTAGTAGTACGGACCGATCATCTTGCCAATGAGAGTGAGTTCATCTTGAGCCTCCTCGATGAGCTCCTCGACCTGGCCACAACCGAGCTTCCTCTCGATGAGCTCCCAGTCCTTCTCTTCCTGGCAAACCTTGAGCCTGTGGCTGGTGAAGCTCTCCACGGCTTTTCTGTAACCCTCGTCCTCCGGCACCGCCTTGATCTCCTTCAGAGTCTTGGTGTACAAATCGATCAGAACCTCTCGCGCGTTCGGAACCACCTCCAGGCCCACGATCCCAGTCGTCTCTTTCACCTTCGCCAATAATGGCCGTGCGATCGCCCGCAGGAACATCCTCTCGTTTGTAAACTTTTGTGTTAAGTACCTAAAGGATCCACCAACTATCTCAGGTGgtagtgtgtgtttggtttttgatgtgagggagggagagagagaaattgggCGAGTGAGAGAGAGTTGGGAGGTAGTGGACTGGTTCGGTTCGGTTCGGTTGGATTTTTACTGTGACTGCACTACAAGCTCTCACTCTTTGCCACCTCATATTGGcctcttaaaaatataaaaaataaaaactttaaaataaagttttttttttttaaaaacccacaTTTTACCAAATTAATCCCAAAAGAAATTGTgcaaaaatccatttttctgtGATAAGTCGATAACCATGTAAATTAGCTTTACAAATGCATATTTTAGATATGATTTGAGATAATGATACAAAATTTGGTgaggaaattgtatttttataaaatttataggaaaatagataatctgatatgaaatgtttaaaaaaatatataaatatatatatatatatatatatattcttatgttaaaataaacataaaatttttcataaattgataaatgtttttttagaatcataatattttgaataatttttgtgCCACAAGTTCTATACTGAGTCTCTCCTTACTGCTTAGTATTAAGCATCAATAGTAGGGTTTGTGGCCTTGTGGCCCATCACACAAATTTCTAAATCAACTCGGAATTTTACATAGTATAACAATTTGAAGGTTCAACCATCCATCCTGAATTATTTAGGAAACAATAAATTAACAAGGTTAGTGACACAAGAAATTCCACATTTATTTATCATAATTGTTAAAGATGGTATGTTTTGATTAAAGttcaataaaagtgatataaATAGTAGATGTTTATCAAATTATATTGTACAAATCACAACCTATCatcttaataaattataaatgtatatattttttagtaacTCTAACATTGTTCCTCTAGAGGAAGCATCCTCTCATACGGTTAGGAAATTAGTTGTGACTCTAAACTTATTGATCAATggttaaatgaaaattttactgAGTGTTGACTATTGAACCAACAACAGTAGAGTTTGTGGCCCTATTACTCaaatctctaatttttttttttccaaatccaTATTTCTTTCGTACCAAGCCAAAGTTTTACATactttaatatttgaattttttaatactattttggAAACAATAAGTTAACAAGtttagtaataaaatcaaattacattttttaccACAACTTTTAAGGTGGTATGTTGTGATTAAAGTTCTATAAAAGTGACATCAATCGCAGATATTTGTCAAATTATAATTGTACTCATCACAACTTTTCACCTTAacatattatgaaaaaaaaaaaaaattaaaataattccaGCATTGATGCTCCTCCAGATAAAGCATCCCCTCGTagtaataaaatgaatattggTATTTTAAAAAGGTAAAATGTGAAgtctttataattaaaaaaaaaaattaacaattactATCTATCAGTCTTTTAATTCACATTAGTGTATGAATGGTTAAACAATAAACACATAAATCTAAATAACATCACCCCAGTATTAATTTGGACTTGAAAGTGAATATTGGGTCCATTCACCATTGGGTTCATCCAATGACTGAGGCCCAATGTTTTCAAAGATTCAGTTTGTAGactaattatttaaaatgatgTAATCTTAGCATGGGTTAATTTGACCCACTATGACCGATGGCCCAACCACTGGAGAGACAACCCCAATTAATGGcccaattttactttttttaaatgaaaattgcCTAGAAGAGTTTTGAACTACAAAAAAACTATTACCTAAACCCCCAAAGGGGGCTCACCcctttttgaaaatatttatacatatataatgcATTTgttagacacaaaaaaaaaaaaaagtcaaaattactattattaattaatactagtatataaagtataaatatcttaaattttcttttgtaatatACAGAACATCATACTCTTGGCAAAACACGAAATACATAACCTAAAAAAGATGCTAATCTGGAGAGCGAGGCACAATATATTTACATGTATGCACTATGCAGTAAGTTTTATGTTGCGGACAGGATATAATGGGTAAAGTTTATATtgtttgaagaaaaaagaaatattacactccttgttatttttgttatttttttaaatacaagatagaaattttattctaacctaatttaagtatatatgtgtgtgaaactcccccCTAGAGATTTAAATCTCAGTTTTTATTTCGCACATCCCACAAATACTTATACtatggagtgaccatcatgCCAAGAGTATAGAGTGGTCATCAAATATTTCTGTCATTAAATTACACAAGTACTAACAAAACCAAATTTTATTAACTCCATGAATGAAACTTGAAAGCACACTAAACTGACCTACGTTATTCAATATAGTGGGAGAGGTGTTAGGAAAATTGATTTGTTTAAGAAAACGTCGACCCCATTTTCTGTATCTAACAGCTGATAATCGCAACGTATGCctgatatatttatatagtcaTATATGGTTGAGAGAGGTCTTAAGAATTTGGATGCATTTTATGGTGTTTAAAACCCCACTCTATGCCTTCCATTTCCATATCCcaacaaacaaaaactaattaaacAGCACTGAGATAACAGCGGTAGGAAAAGGTGACATAGTTGCAGCAGCTgaagaacattaaaaaaaaaaaaaaaaaaatccgaataGGTAAAGATCCAGATCCCTGGTATggtgaaatttatttttcttttatttgaaatttctctTCATGAATTGTTAATTTCTTCCCCTAATAatcttttgaaagtttaaatcaactttcttgattttttttttttaaatgatattgcaaattatattttaaaaaaaaaatcaagagtaTAAAAGACTCAGGCATAATGTTCACGAAGCCTAGGCCTAATAAGAAAGTTGGTCAGGCATACTAAATTGTTCATCATATGagtatttctatttctattcgATGGTTACAACGAAAAAGAGAAGTTTTGACTCTAAATATTTGATGATTCtattaaaaacaccaaaaaatgcCAATCAATGAAACTACAAAGCTTTTGGCATGTCATCATATGAGTTTAATTTATCAGAGAACACTTTTTCTCTCTCGCGTTTTAGAAGGGCCTATAAGGCCCGCCTCCTTTCCTATAGCAAGTGATTCATTGAAATAAAATCTCATACTTCTTACTTCTTATAAtctctttatatattatataatatataagcaAATGTCTGATCATAATTCAAAAACTAATGtttattttctctaaaaaaaacctatatttcattttttattcatgtCATATATAacaatttcctttaaaaatctTGATGCTAA is part of the Quercus robur chromosome 9, dhQueRobu3.1, whole genome shotgun sequence genome and harbors:
- the LOC126699904 gene encoding pentatricopeptide repeat-containing protein At5g52850, chloroplastic, which produces MLCKTVTKTCHRTELYHFQDICLRVVSLCNSKSLKEGVCVHSPIIKMGLQDDMYLNNNLLSLYAKCFGVDHAHHFFDEMPCKDVVSWTGILSSYVRNENHEQALRLFDSMLNSSQYPNEFTLSSVLRSCSALGEFDYGTLIQAYMIKNGFHSNPILASALIDLYSKCNCTKEAYKVFECVDGGDTVSWTTMISSLVQAQKWSQALQLYIRMIEKKVPPNEFTFVKLLAASGSLGSSYGKLVHAHMILLGIELNVILKTALVDMYSKCHRMEDAVKVSNQTPERDVFLWTAIISGFIQNMKVKEAIAALSEMVMSGIVPNNFSYSTILNASSSILSLELGEQVHSRVIKAGLEDDISVGNALIDMYMKCSNLIDNALRVFRGMTSPNVITWTSLIAGFAKHGFEEDSFRSFEEMRALGLAPNSFTLSSILGACSTMKSHSQTMKLHGYIIKIKADCDIVVGNALVDAYAGLGMVDEARCVIRKMDHRDAITYTSLATRINQMGYHDRALEIIKYMNKDDVKMDGFSMSSFLSAAAGLGSMKAGMQLHCFSVKSGLRCWLSVSNGVVDLYGKCGCIHDAHRAFGEITEPDVASWNGWISGLASNGYISSALSAFEDMRLVGVKPDLVTFLLVLFACSHGGLVDLGLEYFHSMRETHGIAPQLDHYVCLIDLLGRAGQLEEAMGVIKTMPFRPDALIYKTLLSASKLHGNVPLGEDMARQGIDLDPSDPAFYILLANLYDRSGRSDLSEKARGLMRERGLTKNPCQSWMEIRNQIHHFTAEDRSHPQINQIHEKIESLMTEFKYRGYLYRDNRDKSYHSEKLAVAFGLLSTPSKAPILIIKNTRICMDCHYFVMLVTELVDREIILREGNRVHSFKKGNCSCRGY
- the LOC126699051 gene encoding probable NADH dehydrogenase [ubiquinone] 1 alpha subcomplex subunit 5, mitochondrial, whose protein sequence is MFLRAIARPLLAKVKETTGIVGLEVVPNAREVLIDLYTKTLKEIKAVPEDEGYRKAVESFTSHRLKVCQEEKDWELIERKLGCGQVEELIEEAQDELTLIGKMIEWDPWGVPDDYECEIIENNAPVPKHVPLHRPGPLPEEFYKTLDAVTSQPKAAVTSGDAKLKE